GTGTGATCTGGTAATATGGCCGGCGCTCCGCGATCTTTTCGAATGCACGGTGGATATACCCTACCGTAGGTACGGTGGATACAATGCGCTCTCCATCCATTTCCATCACGTTCTGGAATACACCATGGGTCGCAGGGTGTGTCGGTCCCAGGTTGAGGGTACTGGTCTGCTTCTCTATGGAGCCATCCGGCAGTGTAATATGTTTATGCTCAGACATCATATCTAGCTGAATAAAAAGTAAAAATTAAATCCCGGTGATCCCTCCGCGGCCAAACATCTCGTCATCCTTGTCTACGCGTGACTGGTCTTCCAGCGGAAATTCCTTGCGCATGGGGAAGTAATCCATTTCATCCACATTCAGGATACGCACCAGGTTCGGATGGCCTACAAAATCAACTCCGTAGAAATCGTATGTTTCCCGTTCCATCCAGTTCGCGGTCGCGAATATCTGTGTGGCGGTGAATACCTGCGGTGAATTGATATCGGTGAATACCTTGAAGCGCAGACGCACATTGTCTGCAAAATTGTGCAGGTGGTAAACCACTGCCAGTTCCTCTCCTGTCCGGTCGGGATAATGCACCGCGGTGAGATCGGTCAGAAAGCGGAAACGCAGGTCCTCTTCATCGAACAGGAACTGCATTACTTTAAGGTTCAGGTCTTTCGGTGCGTGAAAGGACATCATGCCGAAGGATTCCTCAAAATTCGTCAATGCATCCCCAAACTTCTCTGCCAGCCTGTTTTTTATGTGCTCGTTCGTCAAAGACATGTATAAGCTATTATCGTTTCTATTGGATTCCGTAGGAGTTCATCAGGTCTTTATACCGTTCGGAGTGCCGGCGGCGGAGGCTTTCCTCGCCCACGATGTCCTGGATGCGCATAACGCCGTCCAGGATCGCTTCCGGACGGGGAGGGCAACCCGGTACATAAACATCCACAGGTATCACCTGGTCTATTCCCTGCAGAACGGAGTAGGTGTCAAAAATACCGCCGCTGCTGGCGCAGGCGCCAACGGCAATTACCCAGCGCGGTTCCGCCATCTGCAGGTACACCTGACGCAGTACGGGGGCCATCTTTTTGGCAATGGTGCCCATGACCATCAAAAGGTCGCACTGACGCGGGGTAAACCCGAGACGCTCAGAGCCGAAACGGGCAAGATCATAATGCGCGGCCATCGTGGCCATGAATTCGATACCGCAGCAGGACGTTGCAAAAGGCAGCGGCCAGATGGAATTTTTCCTGGCCAGACCGATCACCTTATCGAAAGAAGTGGCAAAAAAACCTTCACCGGAATACCCTTCCGGCATTTCCACCAGCTTGACCTTGTTGTTGAACTGAACGGGACGAGACATATCTAAACCCTCCTTATCCTCTTCCCTGTAAACCGGGAAAAGGTATTTTATTAATAGTTAGTTACTTTCTTATTAATCTTCCCATCTCAGGGCGCCCTTTTTGATGATGTAGTAGAAGCCACCCATGAAAAATGCGACGAATGCCAGCATTGCCAGGAATCCTTCCCATCCCAGCTCCTTGAAATTCACAGCATAAGGATAGAAAAAGATCACTTCCACATCGAACAGTACAAACAGGATTGCGGTCAGGAAATATTTTACCGCAACGGGTTGGCGGGCATTTCCCATCTGCTCGATACCACTTTCGAAATTGACCAGTTTATCGCTGGTTTTACGCTTTGGACCCAGAAAATGGGTAGCGATCATCGTAACACCAACAAATCCCAAAGCTACAATCAGTTGCAAAACAATAGGGAAATAACTGAAAGGCGTGTTGCTGGCAGTCAAAAATTCAGAGGCAAAAAACATAAGCTTCCCAATATAATTGTCCGAAAGCGCAAAAATACTGCAAGTAAAGCACAATTCAAATCGATGACGATGGAAAATCTAATCTTTTTTTTGTATATGTAATATAATAAGATATGATAGATTGGGTTTCCGGGGTTTCCAAAGAAGCGGGTTTTGAGCTTAAACAATTGAAGATAAGGTACTTTTGACACAAAGACCCGGCCAAAGGGCCAGGTCTTTGAAAAATAAAATATTGAGATCTAGCTATTTGGTACTATTCTGCTGTGCGGACCGGGCGCTCATGTTTTCCTTAATCGCCCTTACCGGTTCGCTGTTCGGGTCCAGCGGTTCCAGTTTGCTCATATATTTCTGGAGGTTGGCATTGTCCTCCTTGTTATAATAATATACCATCAGGTAGGTGTACGCCTTGATGAGGCCGATCTTGTTCCTTTCCACATCGCTTTCCGCCATGGCAATGTATTTTTCGAAGTAAGGCAGC
This genomic stretch from Chitinophaga sp. XS-30 harbors:
- a CDS encoding NADH-quinone oxidoreductase subunit B, coding for MSRPVQFNNKVKLVEMPEGYSGEGFFATSFDKVIGLARKNSIWPLPFATSCCGIEFMATMAAHYDLARFGSERLGFTPRQCDLLMVMGTIAKKMAPVLRQVYLQMAEPRWVIAVGACASSGGIFDTYSVLQGIDQVIPVDVYVPGCPPRPEAILDGVMRIQDIVGEESLRRRHSERYKDLMNSYGIQ
- a CDS encoding NADH-quinone oxidoreductase subunit C; the protein is MSLTNEHIKNRLAEKFGDALTNFEESFGMMSFHAPKDLNLKVMQFLFDEEDLRFRFLTDLTAVHYPDRTGEELAVVYHLHNFADNVRLRFKVFTDINSPQVFTATQIFATANWMERETYDFYGVDFVGHPNLVRILNVDEMDYFPMRKEFPLEDQSRVDKDDEMFGRGGITGI
- a CDS encoding NADH-quinone oxidoreductase subunit A — its product is MQLIVALGFVGVTMIATHFLGPKRKTSDKLVNFESGIEQMGNARQPVAVKYFLTAILFVLFDVEVIFFYPYAVNFKELGWEGFLAMLAFVAFFMGGFYYIIKKGALRWED